The genomic stretch taaaaatcatttttttgatGATGGTAACGTTAGGTAATGTTCGTAAAACCATTTGTAGATATTTActtacctaaaataaattatgataatttgACCTAAATCTCAAGAAATTCTAAAAGGGAATAATTAGATTTCCCTAGACTATGCAAGCATAATATCTGAGGCATGTGGAATAAAATTTGAGAAAAGTAAATCGTCATTTCTCACAATTGTTTGTAAGTTTTCCAAAACCAACATTAGCACCCAAAATCTAAAATGCTGCACTGGTCACTGATCAAATAAGCGAATCTTACAATGACAAGTAGCCTTACAATCAATATTTCTGCAACACCATCATAAATGATAGCTTATCAACGTTTACAGCTAATTCAGTTGACCGACCAGCTTTCCAGAAATTGAGAATAAAGTTATCATTAGTTAAATATTAGACACAAACTAATGCATTAACGATTAGTTTAGTaacaatcttttaatttaacataacaTTAAAATCACACTCACCTCGCTGTCAGTCTTTGCATCTGCATCTCCGATAGACCTAATTAGCTCTTTTGAGATAGCCATTAAGAGGTAATTTGTGATTTTCGATTTTGCTTCAGCTGTTACTTTTCCGTTAACTGGCGCGATTTCCTTGCACAGTCTTGTCAAATCTTCATCTACTGTGTTGTGGATTCGATCAAAAAGATCCTCGATCAGTTGACTGACCAGTTGGCTCCTCATTGACGGACATGAGCAACGAGAATCTGACGTTATGTAGCTCATGCTGTGGTGCATTCTCCCGTAATCAGTCTTCTTTGGCACGGCAGTGTATATCGAGTAACCTTCGTCAACGTATTCCGTTCTGTCAGGTTTTAGATCTATGCGCGACGCATGGAAAGATTGCCTCATCGTTTCACTTCTCAGTTCCTCCAACTCCTCGGTTTTAATGGATAGTTCATGGCTCATAGTTTTTAGTTTGTCGTCGCATTTTCTTTTGCATTGGTTCAACGCTTTCTGTGTCAACGCTAGCTGCTTTTCCAGAGATTCAACCTGGGAACACACGTCTCCTTAGTCCACAACTATTATCCTTGTCTCCATGCAATATGTACAGAATATTCACAGGTGTCCAATACATGCACTGTCTTCGTGAACCGAGCGTACAAAATTTTTGCAAACCTTTTGACAATCGTGCTAATGTCATTCAAAAGCGGCATACAAAactattgatataaaaattttattattttcagctCAATGGGGTGAGTCACTTTTTTATCCAAATGTGTTGTATTTTTAGCGTGCGCGTGTCTTGATCAACACCGTTAAGTATTTGAAATTAgtgataagtttattttttgttatcgtttatattgatatttcaacttttttaccaatagtttttaaagcattttagtttaaaagtaGCATTAGCACCTCTACCACCATCCCACGTTTTCTAACTACGACATAGACTATTATTAAATCACTACAAAGCTCTATACTAAACAACAATGACACACAAACAATATAGATACGTTATAACCCAAACCAGACTAAGAGCGTTTCGATTAAATTTAGTTGATTCAGCATCAGATAAGAAAATGACTAAGATTGGATCAAATAACCGTTCTATAAGTAGTAGCATTCTTTTAGTATggaatggaaaataaatataacaaaaaattgtaacatATTTGTATTGATGTGCCCATGAaatttataatgtacagatattCTAAGGGAGAGATTAAACGACTGATTATTGGttcatcattattttattttttaacgccACATTGATGAAATaccattaatataaattttacccTTCATTGTAAGTCTTACTTTAGTAGATTTATCAATAATCCTGTCGTATAAAATATCGTTTAATTGCGCCCAAAGTTATAAAGATTAGTTTGCCATAATAATGTCACTTACCTCCTCCTTCAGTTCACTATTAGTGACCTCTAGATCTTGATTATTCTTGCACGCCCTCGTCAACTCTTTGCGTATACATTCGAGGTCTCCCATAAAGCTACATTCAGTCTTTTTAGATAATTCTCTATGGCTCTTCAGATCTTCATCCAATTGTTTGTTCATTTTGCGGAGCTGGTCGATTTCTCTCTGTAAAGACaaatatgaataatttttgatgtgaaacatctataggcagAGGGTAAACCTGACTtaggcgtggcgacacaggccgtggcgacgcatctcCACGCTGTATGatagaatatatatgtatacgttgatgaaaatacttgagtttttacctttttaaagaaatttttgaattaaaacattttgtatatgaagaaaatacatatatattcaataaacagtcatcattttctgaagaaaattcgtaatattgtatttttttatcatgtcatatttagttcctgtgataatctgtacttttgtgcctattacttatacaaaataatttcgatgtttcacatctgccaggcgtcccgtgaaggctcacattttttcgttataaaaattacgatattttttttatttttgtttaactgTTTTCATACCTTAAAGATAATTGCACAACATTTACTTTCTAAAACACAAATGTATACTTTGGaagtagtatattttaaaacaattcagCCACTTTTTTACATGCAAAgagtcctgcaaagtgttgctctgtttataggcgatggtttttcacttacttCCAGGTGAGCCAGCTGATTGGTTCgtctattataactattaaagttaAACTTGATATATAGTTCATATTGAAGTTTCGACATCGACCGGCAGCTGTATTGGCAAATATTTGACGTAGCGAAGGTATTCTTGCTACATAAACCTCAacatattagtagtagtagtagaatctAAAGCTTAGGGAGGACTTTGCTGCTTCAATTGATCATCTGATTCGGGGCTAGGATTGTTACAAAAATCCCTAGATCGTTACATATTCAGTTTTTCTACCTTTAAAATCCATAATTTCCTGTCCAAGTGCTTACTACTACGAAAACGATGCAGTGAATTGACGCTTACCTTAAATTTATTCTCAAGCGCTTTGACTGTTGTCTCAGCTTTCTTGGCATCTGCATCTGCCTTTCCATAGAGGGCAACTAAGTTGGTGTTCTGGCTCTTGAGCGTTTTCGCATCCCTCTCGGCCTTTTCTAAAGCTATCCGCATACCGGACTCTGATTCTTCTACTTCTCTTAATTTCTTCTTTAAAGGTTCGAAGCAGTTTTTCCATTGATCTCGTTCTGTTTCTAATTTCTTAACCTGAAAAAAACCATAAGAAATCCATGTAGTTATTTTGCTAGACTATATTAGATAGTTTGTACTGATAAACATAACTGTCCGttcaatattataatgtatgatCTGaagtattgatttttttatatataaaactgacAATATTTTCctcgaatttttattttattgtaaccaTAACTAATAGTCTTATATTTATGGCCCATAAGAATTCTttcctatatttatattattttgtaacttaCCTTGCTCTTTAATTGCGACTCCGTAGCCACTGATTCTTCAATCTTCTTCTTATAACCACCTTCCATCTCTGCCCACATATCATCTGCTTGAGTCAACATCTCCAAATACGCGGTTTCTCTTCTCTCCAATTCTGCTATTCTGTTCTTTAGCTCTTGTTCGCTGTTTAGAAGTGCTCGTATTTTGGATGCCGTAAGTGGATCTGGTGAGAGCTGTAAAAACAggggaaaattaaaataagtataaaaaatttacacaatttcattaaatctattaatataatattttcatatgtTACCTCCGCATCTTCTGCTTCTTTTTTTATCTGATCTTCTAATACTACGATCTTCTCTTCCAATTTTTCCTTCTTGTATTCAGCACCACTGACAGCCGCTGTTACTTGTCTTCTAGACGTTTCTAATTCTTCTTCTAGATTTTTCACTTTCTTTTCTAACGTACCTTTTAACCgctctgtttgtttttttatttcttccttttcttttaataacctgcaaatatttaaattagtttatatatagTCGTTGATATGTACACCGTTGCAAATAACGTATTGAGTAGTATGACCAGTCGGCAAATTATTAGAAAAAGATACGCAGTCTTAAATCAAACTCGGCACGGATACTTAATAGttttcatataataattattatttgaacaactactgctggacgtaggtatTTTGTACTAGTTTCCAAGTTTGCAACTCTTTAGACGCatcaataattttgttttttttaaagatctgCTCAATTCTCCGCATTGCAGGTAGAAACTTGCGGTTAAACAATTGATTAGTATCATAACTATCAGAAGTTTGGGGGCTTacataataatttggttctGCAACTCCTGCGTGGCTGGCGATGGTAGGATCTTGAGGTCGTTGACGGCGACGAGTGCCCCACATTCTTTCTGACTGTCATGTTTAATCTTTTGAATCGCTTCCTTTGCATCGAGACTGAGTGAACCCATACGACTTATTAGAGCacgctgtaaaaaaaattataagctaTATGATTACGCATTTTCTTAaaggtattttatacatttgGGTAAACTGTACCTTCTACTTTAattcataatcattattatcacaTCCACCCATTATCGGCCAATCAAAAGGGCCCGGGTCTCCTGCCATAATGGGAAGGGGTTAggggccgtagaccaccacgctggcccagtacggattggtggactccacacaccttcgagaacattatatagaactctctggcatgcaggtttcctcacgatgtttccttcagcggtgaagcaagttatattttaactacttaaaatgtacgtaatttagaaaagttagaggtgcgtgctgggatttgaacttggccctccgaaagttaagtcgagttCCTATCCACTGGGATATCGACGCTTCAACTACCAGCTACTGCCTTACTTACTCTATTGTATTTAggtacattttggtattttatttacaaacgaAGTTTGCTAAGGAAATATATAGGTATTCTTTTAGTAGAACTAATCAAAGTTACTCATGATTGTCTAGTAGTAGGCAGTAAAGTATCTAAAgtaataatgaaataactacGTATCAATTTTCtagaacaaaatcaaaaatgctTTAAATTGTGCGAAAATCTATACAATATAAGAACCTACACTTATGTAGCTCATTTtccaacaataaaaataatttctgaaAATGTTACACAACGACTTCAACGTCGGCTGACTTACCTGACCACCACATGAAATCGTAGCCCCTACCGCTTGCAGAACATTCCACGCTATAAGTGCAGGTACGGCTTTTTCTAAGCTGTCCAACCGTGACAACAATTcattctgaaaaaaaattaaaaaagtttcttGTAAAAGTTTTTCAGGTTTTATAACAGATCTGGACCGTGAATAGAATCGCTTGGACTGCTTTGCCACCGAATTGTCTCTCACACATGAGTCCACAAACGCCAGCACCAAACTGGCGCGGTTCGAGCTCTTTTCAATAAAGACTTATAAAACAGGTAGCAGAGGAAAACGATCGTGCAAGAAGACGCACCCTCCAGACATGTAACTCCGATTATTCTAGGTCAAACTGTCGGTCAACTGTCTGTCAGAAGACACACTAAAAATGTGCTCTTAATTGACTTGACTTGAactattagtattttttaaaagagttaCTCCATTTGAAGTGTTTGTTGCCACACAATAACATCTGTGGCATTTTCTACTATTTGTTAACACGCAACAACCTCAATTCTAGCTTCGAGGGAACACCGTAGATCGcagattgttttacaatttggATAACTACGTTAGAATGAATAATggatccttacttatattataacattacgaaagtgtttgtttgcatgtttgtttgtcattcacGTCCTAAAaagtaaccaatcaacttgatttttggcatattaTTAGATTAATtgataaatgtttaaatgtttaaaaaaaaaaaaaaaacaaaaaaaacaaatgttaacAAATGTTTCGCACAAAGCACGCGGGAAACTGccataagataaaataattatgaaaaccATACCTCTCTCGCTTTCAGCGTGCACTCTCTCGTGGTCAACTCTGCCATCAGCCTCTCGGCCTGCGCCCTCGAACACTCCCTTTGCTCCGTCATGTCTCTCAGTTGCGCTGAGCAAAGCTCGTAGTCCATTTCAAGCCTAAATCATATGTTTACTTTACAtcctttttttatacttaattactAATAAGTTACCCACGTTTTCATAAATTGTCATTATAGCCAACCACAGCTTATCAATAACGATATCTGTCAACAAAGAAGGGTTCTGCTTGGCACATACCTTCTGTCATAGGAAAAAGATTAGAGCTAGTAGGTCAGCGTAGTTTGGTCTTGCTTTTAGTGATTGACCTCTTACTTCGCTGCCTCAATGTGtgttaaacataataaatagtttatttactaaa from Pararge aegeria chromosome 15, ilParAegt1.1, whole genome shotgun sequence encodes the following:
- the LOC120629812 gene encoding myosin-7 isoform X2, which codes for MECGTTDYCRKRGVQAKEKSNREDLKTDIQHRKETYYREVPSDGDSAMSSAPASLSPQPLNEMWSCGQCRSAAERAAASARECTRLADSLRDARDQLELMEFRLLELEDAAPDKGARDNLTDSDSGCVSPGSRMKDSASPELKRMDSGYKSPHMPSSPNPRRHLTTPHDDFKEDFAKAQVLADILDRNSENSDSLKSNPVKDHLEQMILNAVSAEDRSCLEQVLMMLYNFQALSSSVSEDECYQTKPRRICDLRIKSDTDIPSHKTHKAIATVTPYQQKGYKSESLESLCEERKPNNILQESGIFEGVETECRSTQTDNNDSFEYNGELNTEIQRLNSIREKLEKQGVRNRTLSKEDGDSLECKCVKLGKKHKQYYERRLKFLEGKISIYEAAQDVKEAKLAQRLQKEFLLENKIQELESQLLDLQDKYERLEEECCELEEIENDTRLHWQQLEMDYELCSAQLRDMTEQRECSRAQAERLMAELTTRECTLKARENELLSRLDSLEKAVPALIAWNVLQAVGATISCGGQRALISRMGSLSLDAKEAIQKIKHDSQKECGALVAVNDLKILPSPATQELQNQIIMLLKEKEEIKKQTERLKGTLEKKVKNLEEELETSRRQVTAAVSGAEYKKEKLEEKIVVLEDQIKKEAEDAELSPDPLTASKIRALLNSEQELKNRIAELERRETAYLEMLTQADDMWAEMEGGYKKKIEESVATESQLKSKVKKLETERDQWKNCFEPLKKKLREVEESESGMRIALEKAERDAKTLKSQNTNLVALYGKADADAKKAETTVKALENKFKREIDQLRKMNKQLDEDLKSHRELSKKTECSFMGDLECIRKELTRACKNNQDLEVTNSELKEEVESLEKQLALTQKALNQCKRKCDDKLKTMSHELSIKTEELEELRSETMRQSFHASRIDLKPDRTEYVDEGYSIYTAVPKKTDYGRMHHSMSYITSDSRCSCPSMRSQLVSQLIEDLFDRIHNTVDEDLTRLCKEIAPVNGKVTAEAKSKITNYLLMAISKELIRSIGDADAKTDSEEWQRAVSSMTFAPAYACGESMALSGNAGVVRGAARLASVSCACAATRLCAASPELADTVKICQEEVLEHGDVKIMEEQLANAIESIVNCPSCALGTNAIVWSTDV